In one Macrobrachium rosenbergii isolate ZJJX-2024 chromosome 53, ASM4041242v1, whole genome shotgun sequence genomic region, the following are encoded:
- the LOC136834367 gene encoding uncharacterized protein → MFCILFMGFWMYQPCFSFDEGVGEQEVGIIGHFLKSSPAFVSETHNIDAVKLVSRESYLSSTDGKGPNLHEVQPSKTIIQENFPAITSSSSFEESKPFPYLISKNYTITTDLGSFEADRSNYSRVKYKAVTNHVSLLSWQTPHSEPSVMPELFKSGEENTDRMINIAVPTVKDADAKSNMSSEFFEISESKLYPTSFLLTFSHSTMLANSILAVPTAAEETHLIGMENMDPMGQGKLSDMSDYDNPSYLNFTSNPVKIYLQLLLQL, encoded by the exons ATGTTTTGTATACTGTTTATGGGATTTTGGATGTACCAACCTTGCTTTAGCTTTG ATGAAGGTGTAGGGGAACAAGAAGTGGGTATTATTGGCCATTTCCTAAAGTCATCACCAGCTTTTGTAAGTGAAACACACAATATTGATGCAGTGAAATTAGTTTCAAGAGAAAGCTACCTGTCATCTACTGATGGGAAAGGACCAAATCTTCATGAAGTACAACCATCAAA GACCATCATTCAGGAGAATTTCCCAGCCATAACTTCATCTTCAAGCTTTGAAGAAAGCAAACCTTTTCCATATTTAATCAGTAAAAATTATACCATTACAACAGATCTTGGATCCTTCGAAGCAGACAGAAGTAACTATAGTAGAGTGAAGTATAAGGCAGTAACCAACCATGTGTCTTTACTTTCATGGCAGACTCCACATTCAGAGCCTTCAGTCATGCCTGAGCTTTTCAAATCTGGAGAAGAAAATACAGACCGCATGATTAACATTGCTGTTCCTACAGTCAAGGATGCAGATGCAAAGTCTAACATGTCATctgaattttttgaaatttctgaaagcaaattatatccaacgtcatttcttttgacattttctcATTCTACGATGCTGGCAAACTCTATATTAGCAGTCCCTACAGCTGCAGAGGAAACTCACCTAATAGGAATGGAAAACATGGATCCAATGGGGCAAGGAAAGTTGTCAGACATGTCGGATTATGATAATCCTTCATATTTAAACTTTACTTCAAAtcctgtaaaaatatatttacagcttTTACTTCAACTTTAA